One segment of Bacteroidota bacterium DNA contains the following:
- the metF gene encoding methylenetetrahydrofolate reductase [NAD(P)H], whose translation MKVIEAIQKSNETLFTFEILPPLKGETIESIYRTIDPLMEFQPAFIDVTYHREEISYKEHPGGRIEKKTVRKRPGTVGISAAIKFKYKVNVVPHIICGGFSREETENALIDLHFLGIHNLLVIRGDNLPGEKFFRPESDGHVYAVDLIRQIRDLNRGQYLDEELVNSDPTFFSLGVAGYPEKHIESPNLQSDIRYLKEKIDAGAEYIVTQMFYDNNDFFKFEKKCREAGITVPIIPGLKPVSTKSQLKTLPRTFNISIPEELEKEIEACPDNHHARQAGIEWCISQSKELIQHKVPVLHYFTMGKSDNIREIAKAVF comes from the coding sequence ATGAAAGTCATAGAGGCAATACAAAAATCAAACGAAACACTGTTCACCTTCGAGATACTTCCCCCACTAAAAGGAGAAACTATCGAAAGCATCTATCGCACCATAGATCCGCTTATGGAATTCCAACCGGCTTTCATCGATGTGACCTATCACCGGGAAGAGATATCTTACAAAGAACATCCCGGAGGCAGAATAGAAAAGAAGACTGTGAGAAAGCGCCCGGGAACGGTAGGAATATCTGCCGCGATTAAGTTTAAGTACAAGGTTAACGTGGTACCTCATATTATCTGTGGTGGGTTTTCCAGGGAGGAAACAGAAAACGCCCTGATCGACCTGCATTTCCTGGGAATACACAACCTGCTTGTTATTCGTGGTGATAACCTTCCGGGAGAAAAGTTCTTCCGTCCGGAATCCGATGGCCACGTATATGCCGTTGATCTGATCCGCCAGATCAGGGACCTGAACCGGGGACAATACCTGGATGAAGAACTGGTCAACTCCGATCCAACATTCTTTTCCCTGGGAGTCGCCGGCTATCCTGAGAAACACATTGAATCACCTAACCTGCAATCCGATATCCGATATCTCAAAGAAAAAATTGATGCAGGCGCTGAATATATCGTAACCCAGATGTTTTATGATAATAACGACTTCTTTAAATTTGAAAAGAAATGCCGTGAAGCCGGAATAACTGTCCCTATTATCCCGGGTCTAAAACCGGTTTCTACCAAAAGCCAGCTTAAAACCTTACCCCGTACCTTTAATATTTCTATCCCGGAGGAACTGGAAAAGGAGATAGAAGCATGTCCGGATAATCATCACGCCAGGCAGGCCGGGATAGAATGGTGCATCTCACAGTCGAAAGAACTTATTCAACATAAGGTCCCCGTCTTACATTATTTTACCATGGGGAAGTCGGATAATATCCGGGAGATAGCTAAGGCTGTATTTTAA
- a CDS encoding zinc-ribbon domain-containing protein yields the protein MKTCTSCGVELENNMNYCPLCGEPVMPDQNDNRHPAGLRKHKQEGKPLTDFQKLNAVQKRKIFWEISGIILLSGILIPMIIDLIISANLTWSKFSVSACAALLINITLICLWPKNGVLLLLGSFLSLAMLLILLDAYTGSYGWGLQLGLPLLLAFYFILFILIYIIRKARLKQLNLISYSLIACGLFCIVSELFISLYLGNNVVLRWSLLVMASVLPVAGILFYIHSRLKKGTDLRRFFHI from the coding sequence ATGAAAACATGTACATCCTGCGGTGTCGAACTTGAAAACAATATGAATTATTGCCCGCTTTGCGGAGAACCGGTAATGCCAGACCAAAATGATAACAGACATCCTGCAGGATTGAGAAAACATAAACAGGAAGGCAAACCATTAACGGATTTTCAGAAATTAAATGCAGTGCAAAAGCGGAAAATATTTTGGGAAATATCCGGAATTATTCTTCTTTCAGGGATACTGATCCCAATGATCATAGATCTTATAATATCTGCTAATCTTACCTGGTCAAAATTCTCCGTATCAGCTTGTGCAGCATTATTAATAAACATAACACTAATTTGTTTATGGCCTAAAAATGGTGTCCTGCTGCTTTTAGGAAGCTTCCTTTCTCTTGCGATGCTGTTAATCCTTCTGGATGCTTACACAGGTAGTTATGGATGGGGATTGCAACTCGGACTTCCATTGCTTCTTGCTTTTTACTTTATATTATTTATTCTGATATATATCATACGGAAAGCAAGACTAAAACAACTCAATCTGATTTCCTATTCCTTAATTGCATGTGGATTGTTTTGTATTGTTTCAGAATTATTCATATCCCTGTATCTGGGAAATAATGTCGTATTGCGCTGGAGTTTACTGGTTATGGCATCAGTATTACCAGTGGCAGGGATACTGTTTTATATTCATTCCCGATTGAAAAAAGGAACGGATTTAAGAAGATTCTTCCACATTTAA
- a CDS encoding CPBP family intramembrane metalloprotease — translation MGKVNFPEKEKWLEILAVLLTGILKFVLMDEFGFRLLFITGACLFWLLFILTKYIKNPKVLSRWGFRKHDFRKSMLALLPYALIFVAGIIIYGLASGSAIVNWHIIPVLIFYPIWGTIQQFMTAGLVAGNLKTISTIKISDSQIGLLTALLFSLVHYPSVPLMLYTFIMEYIFIRVYFKWGNLWSLGLYHGLVSGIFLSFVSGRDLWNELLGSSAFSFLH, via the coding sequence ATGGGAAAAGTAAATTTCCCTGAGAAAGAGAAATGGCTTGAAATATTAGCTGTTCTTTTAACAGGAATTCTAAAATTTGTTTTGATGGACGAATTCGGTTTCAGGTTGCTTTTTATAACCGGTGCCTGTTTGTTCTGGTTATTGTTTATTCTGACCAAGTATATAAAAAATCCCAAAGTTCTTAGTCGATGGGGATTTCGTAAGCATGACTTCCGAAAATCGATGCTTGCTCTCTTGCCTTATGCGCTTATTTTTGTCGCAGGAATCATAATCTACGGACTGGCATCCGGTTCAGCTATTGTAAACTGGCATATTATTCCGGTTTTGATATTTTACCCGATTTGGGGAACCATACAGCAGTTTATGACCGCGGGCCTTGTTGCCGGAAATTTAAAGACCATTTCTACCATAAAAATCTCCGATTCACAGATTGGTTTACTCACCGCTCTGCTTTTTTCACTGGTCCATTATCCAAGTGTTCCATTAATGCTTTACACTTTTATTATGGAATACATTTTTATCCGTGTTTATTTTAAATGGGGAAACTTATGGTCGCTTGGGCTTTATCATGGTTTGGTTTCAGGGATTTTTCTTTCATTTGTTTCAGGAAGGGATCTTTGGAATGAATTATTGGGGAGTTCTGCATTTTCTTTCCTGCATTAA
- the metH gene encoding methionine synthase has product YGLEGRVYGMNFQSARIACEAVNVYLQSNPGRRKFVAGSIGPTNRTASMSPDVNLPGFRAITFKELYQAYHEQANGLLDGGADILIIETIFDTLNAKAAIKAILDIQEERGIDIPLIVSGTITDASGRTLSGQTLEAFLYSVSHANPLAIGLNCAMGARELRPYIEELSGKTPFFTIAYPNAGLPNQFGEYDETPEVMGAYIREFMSDGFVNIIGGCCGTTPAHIRVFAEQAKMFTPRLVPRPDYELHLSGMEALAVFPGSNFINIGERTNVSGSKRFARLIRDKKYEEALEIARQQAEGGAQIIDVNMDDAMLDARQEMTAFLNMLASDPDIAKVPVMIDSSKWEVLEAGLQCLQGKGIVNSISLKEGETDFLEKARTIRKYGAAMVVMAFDEEGQAVTYERKTSICRRAYELLTEKAGIPPQDIIFDPNILTIATGMDEHNSYAVDYVRTVKWIRENLPFAKVSGGVSNLSFSFRGNDLIREAMHSVFLYHAVKAGMDMGIVNAGMLQVYDEIPAELLTLTEDVVVNRRKNAAERLLAYAGNLEAGPQEIQKTAEWRKENADERLKHALIKGIPDYIEEDVLEAREIHPKALDIIEGPLMEGMNTVGDLFGSGKMFLPQVVKSARVMKKAVGVLLPWLEAEKDNTSGQRSAGKVLLATVKGDVHDIGKNIVGVVLGCNNYDVIDLGVMVPADRILMEAQSHNVDVIGLSGLITPSLDEMVHVASELQRRGFSKPLLIGGATTSEIHTAIKIAPVYDHPVIHVRDASRGTQILKKLLSPADKVKFAEEIRTRYERLNDEYTQRMKGSEYISIQDARKNNFHFDENPYSPTVPSVPGLTIFQDFPLQELRQYIDWTFFFHAWELPGKYPKIFQDPVKGSEAQKLYHDANLLLDKIIENHLIRASGVAGLFPANSEGDDVLVFADESRSPVISRLCFLRNQEKKNTGEANRCLADYIAPLNSGIKDYVGLFAVTAGIGTEEHAAKMARENDDYSGIMLKILSDRLAEAFAEALHEKVRKELWGYAPNEQLKREELLSESYRGIRPAPGYPACPDHTEKAKIFSMLQAEQMGIRLSENFVMIPVASVSGYYFSHPESRYFNVGRIGKDQLSDYAERKGMSLSEAEKWLGPNLNYK; this is encoded by the coding sequence ATTACGGATTGGAAGGACGGGTTTACGGGATGAATTTTCAATCGGCGCGTATTGCCTGCGAAGCGGTAAACGTATATTTACAATCAAATCCAGGAAGACGGAAATTTGTTGCCGGATCCATCGGACCTACCAACCGGACAGCCTCCATGTCGCCGGACGTCAACCTTCCGGGATTCAGAGCAATTACTTTTAAAGAATTATACCAGGCATATCATGAACAGGCCAATGGTTTACTGGATGGTGGTGCCGACATTCTGATCATCGAAACCATCTTTGACACACTCAATGCCAAAGCAGCCATCAAGGCTATCCTGGATATACAGGAAGAAAGAGGGATTGATATTCCCCTGATCGTTTCAGGAACCATAACAGATGCCAGTGGCAGGACTCTTTCCGGTCAGACCCTGGAAGCCTTTCTTTATTCTGTTTCCCATGCTAATCCGCTTGCGATTGGTTTGAACTGCGCCATGGGAGCCAGAGAATTAAGGCCGTATATTGAGGAATTATCCGGTAAAACACCCTTTTTCACCATTGCATATCCAAACGCAGGGCTTCCCAATCAGTTCGGAGAATATGATGAAACACCGGAGGTTATGGGAGCCTATATCCGCGAATTCATGTCGGATGGATTTGTGAACATTATCGGTGGTTGTTGTGGAACCACGCCGGCTCATATCAGAGTATTTGCAGAACAGGCAAAGATGTTTACACCCAGGTTAGTTCCACGGCCCGATTATGAATTGCATTTGAGCGGCATGGAAGCCCTGGCAGTCTTTCCTGGAAGCAATTTTATCAACATAGGCGAACGAACGAATGTATCGGGTTCAAAACGTTTTGCCAGGCTTATCAGGGATAAAAAATACGAAGAAGCACTTGAAATTGCCCGCCAGCAAGCAGAAGGTGGCGCACAGATCATTGACGTCAACATGGATGACGCCATGCTTGATGCCCGACAGGAAATGACGGCCTTCCTGAATATGCTGGCTTCTGATCCTGATATTGCAAAGGTGCCTGTCATGATAGATTCTTCAAAATGGGAAGTATTGGAAGCCGGTTTGCAATGCCTGCAGGGAAAGGGAATTGTTAACTCCATCAGCCTGAAGGAAGGGGAAACCGATTTCCTGGAAAAAGCCAGGACTATCAGAAAATACGGCGCCGCCATGGTAGTGATGGCTTTTGATGAAGAAGGCCAGGCTGTTACTTACGAAAGAAAAACCTCTATCTGCCGGCGGGCATATGAACTCCTGACCGAAAAGGCCGGAATCCCGCCCCAGGATATCATCTTCGACCCGAATATCCTTACCATAGCTACCGGGATGGATGAGCACAACTCTTATGCTGTCGATTATGTCCGGACAGTAAAATGGATCAGGGAAAACCTGCCTTTTGCAAAGGTAAGCGGAGGCGTCAGCAATCTATCCTTTTCTTTTCGTGGCAATGACCTGATACGGGAAGCCATGCACAGCGTCTTCCTTTACCATGCCGTTAAAGCCGGTATGGATATGGGCATCGTGAACGCCGGCATGCTGCAGGTTTACGATGAAATTCCGGCCGAACTCCTTACACTTACGGAAGATGTTGTTGTAAACCGTCGTAAAAATGCTGCTGAAAGACTGCTGGCCTATGCCGGTAATCTTGAAGCCGGCCCTCAGGAAATCCAAAAAACAGCGGAGTGGAGAAAGGAAAATGCAGACGAAAGGCTTAAACACGCTCTGATCAAAGGTATTCCGGATTATATTGAGGAAGATGTACTTGAAGCAAGGGAAATACATCCTAAGGCATTGGATATCATTGAAGGACCCTTAATGGAAGGAATGAACACCGTTGGAGACCTCTTTGGCTCCGGTAAAATGTTCCTTCCCCAGGTTGTCAAAAGCGCACGCGTGATGAAAAAGGCTGTGGGAGTCCTCCTTCCTTGGCTGGAAGCAGAAAAGGATAATACAAGCGGACAGAGATCTGCAGGGAAAGTGCTTCTGGCTACTGTGAAAGGCGATGTGCACGATATTGGTAAAAATATTGTCGGAGTGGTTCTGGGATGCAACAACTACGATGTGATCGACCTTGGGGTTATGGTTCCTGCCGACAGAATATTGATGGAAGCCCAATCACATAATGTCGACGTTATCGGCCTGAGCGGGTTGATCACTCCTTCCCTGGATGAAATGGTGCATGTAGCCTCGGAACTGCAACGGCGGGGATTCAGCAAGCCCCTGCTAATCGGTGGTGCCACTACCTCGGAGATCCACACTGCCATAAAAATAGCCCCTGTATATGACCACCCTGTGATACATGTCAGGGATGCTTCCAGAGGCACACAAATCCTGAAAAAACTCCTCTCCCCTGCCGATAAGGTCAAGTTTGCCGAAGAAATTCGAACACGCTATGAAAGACTCAATGATGAGTACACTCAAAGAATGAAAGGAAGCGAATACATTTCCATACAGGATGCCCGGAAAAACAATTTTCACTTTGATGAAAATCCTTATTCTCCAACGGTTCCAAGTGTTCCCGGGTTAACAATATTCCAGGATTTTCCTTTGCAGGAACTGCGGCAATACATCGACTGGACCTTCTTCTTCCATGCATGGGAATTACCAGGAAAATATCCTAAAATATTTCAGGATCCCGTAAAAGGTTCCGAAGCACAAAAGCTTTACCATGACGCCAACTTACTTTTGGACAAGATTATTGAGAACCATTTGATCAGAGCATCCGGAGTGGCGGGTTTGTTCCCAGCCAACTCGGAAGGAGACGATGTGCTTGTTTTTGCTGATGAAAGCAGATCACCGGTGATCTCACGGCTTTGCTTCCTGAGGAACCAGGAAAAAAAGAATACCGGTGAAGCTAACCGTTGCCTGGCGGATTATATCGCACCCCTTAATTCCGGAATTAAAGATTACGTAGGGCTTTTCGCTGTTACAGCCGGGATTGGGACTGAAGAACATGCCGCGAAAATGGCCAGGGAAAACGACGATTATTCGGGGATCATGTTAAAAATTCTTTCCGACAGGCTTGCCGAGGCTTTTGCTGAAGCATTGCATGAAAAGGTAAGAAAAGAATTATGGGGATATGCCCCCAACGAACAGTTAAAACGGGAGGAGCTTCTCAGCGAGTCTTACCGAGGCATCCGTCCTGCCCCGGGATATCCTGCATGTCCCGACCACACGGAAAAAGCTAAGATATTCAGCATGTTGCAGGCAGAACAGATGGGTATCCGTCTGAGTGAGAACTTTGTAATGATCCCGGTGGCTTCCGTTTCAGGATATTACTTTTCCCATCCTGAATCCAGATATTTCAATGTTGGAAGGATAGGAAAGGATCAACTATCCGATTATGCCGAAAGAAAGGGCATGAGTTTATCAGAAGCGGAAAAGTGGCTTGGTCCTAATCTGAATTACAAATAA